The sequence caataaataagaattttcgtaaataaacaagTTTAGGGGTATTTAAAATGGACATATTGCAGTTTCCCATAATTGGAAACTTATAGGAAGTCGTTACTTCTGTAGGATTCTTATTTGAATCTAATTAATGCCACAATGGATGATACAAGTTCAACAAGTTTGTGTCGAATATGTCTTCAGCATGGAGCCACACTGCCAATATTCGAGAAGTCATTATTAGGAGATAATATACATTCGAAACTATCCCTTTGTTTACAATGTGAAAAGGTTTGTATTTAACTCAACTATATGAATAAACAAGTGATATATCTGCTCTTGATAATAAGACTGTTTTATGTACATTTCAGATTGAAGACATTGCAGGATTACCACGTCATATATGTACAATGTGCAATACTACATTAGAAACTTTATgtcaatttattaataagtttaGAGAGTCATGTAAAATATTAGAAAGTGGTctattaattgtaaaaaaagaaGAATTTCAGGATCATAGAAATGACCCTATGACTGAAGTAGAAATAGATATAAAAGGAATAAAGGCTGAATCAGAGAACCTCTACGATGATGCTTTCGATGATTATGAAGACACATTACCATTAGCaataagtaagaaaataaaaaaggaacctATTAAGAAAGAGAAGAGAACTCGGAAAACCAAACTTCAAACTGgaagcaaaacaaacaagatAGCATCTTCTATATTAGAAGGAAACTTTTCATGGAATGGAGATAGATGGTGGTAATATTTTCGAGTTATCTTCTACTGTCTAAAGCTATGacataaattcaaataattttctgtcCCAACATATCTACTCAGGCCTGCTTTTATATTCTTATCTACAAACCTTGctatatgattttattttcagcatGAAGATAGGTCAAACAACATTAAAGAAATTAGGTAAAAATGATGTCATAGAACCAAAACCCCGACCacagactaaaataaaattaccgcATGTGAAGGCTTCTACAACAGAGAAACTATGCGACCTTTGTGGAGATGTGTTTAGAAACAATGATCGACTATTGTGTCACAAGAAAAAAGTACACTTTAAGACTCCTGTTAAATGCCCTAAATGTCCAAGAGTTTGTGcctcaaattattatttaaataggcaCATAAAAAGGAAACATGAGACCCATAGAGAATTCATTTGCTCATCATGTGGCAT is a genomic window of Helicoverpa armigera isolate CAAS_96S chromosome 16, ASM3070526v1, whole genome shotgun sequence containing:
- the LOC110384570 gene encoding zinc finger protein 572, translated to MDDTSSTSLCRICLQHGATLPIFEKSLLGDNIHSKLSLCLQCEKIEDIAGLPRHICTMCNTTLETLCQFINKFRESCKILESGLLIVKKEEFQDHRNDPMTEVEIDIKGIKAESENLYDDAFDDYEDTLPLAISKKIKKEPIKKEKRTRKTKLQTGSKTNKIASSILEGNFSWNGDRWCMKIGQTTLKKLGKNDVIEPKPRPQTKIKLPHVKASTTEKLCDLCGDVFRNNDRLLCHKKKVHFKTPVKCPKCPRVCASNYYLNRHIKRKHETHREFICSSCGIGFAFKGELTSHFRNVHDKLARPKKVYTCKFCDKTYKCAKSTIIHERSVHTGQRPAECTVCNTSFYHEDYLKEHMRLHTGETPFKCPICGRGYAQRGNMKSHLRIHRISELDAITLSKLRPNYIKLLKV